The Cloacibacillus sp. DNA window CTTAAAAAAACCGTCGTTTGCGCACAGAATACGGCAGTCGGGCCACGGCGTGCTTTTGAAAATGCCTCCCGGCACGGAGTCGAAGGCGGCGACGATGTCGCGCGTCTCAGCCTCGGTGCGCACACGGGCCGCGGCCTTGGCTTCGTCGATATTCCAGTTCTTTCCGTGCGTCTCCATCTTTTATTTACTGCCTGCCTACTACCATTACCCCGGCGATTTTCATGATTGGGCCGAGCATGAGCGCTGATTCCAGGCTGACTTTATTGAAGGAGGCGAGAAAGCGAGTCTTGAGGTTCAACGCTTCCGCCGCGAGGTAGACGTTCTGCGCCATAGCGCCAGCCGCTATATCGCTGTACTGCTCAACGTTCATCGTGCCGCGGTTTACGAGCACGAGCAGGCACGGCGCGGTCTTTGCGAAATCCTGCGTCACTGCGCGGCTTATGAGGCGCTTTTCAGCTATGACCTCTATCAGTGCGTTTTTCTCCCAATTGTAAATGTATCCGCCGTTTTTTAAGATAACATAGACGGTGACGTACGGCTCGCGCCCCATCGCCATCGGC harbors:
- a CDS encoding nitroreductase family protein; amino-acid sequence: MKNILMITALFILTFSTAACAANIILPEPDKTGGPSVLEAIANRASAAQEPFAKQELSMKELSTVLWAATGKNREPKGWTVPMAMGREPYVTVYVILKNGGYIYNWEKNALIEVIAEKRLISRAVTQDFAKTAPCLLVLVNRGTMNVEQYSDIAAGAMAQNVYLAAEALNLKTRFLASFNKVSLESALMLGPIMKIAGVMVVGRQ